One segment of Gasterosteus aculeatus chromosome 3, fGasAcu3.hap1.1, whole genome shotgun sequence DNA contains the following:
- the LOC120816638 gene encoding apolipoprotein D has protein sequence MKAMQVIFLTLLVVLVTSAQVLKSGKCPKPAVQANFDASKYLGKWYEIKKMPNRFQLGECSTALYNLKSPGVIEVLNSELLGDGTISSVVGTATVKDPSDPAKLEVTFFQGTPPGPYWVLSTDYESHSLVYGCTDYGLFHLEYSWILSREPTLPEETLEELDGILSSIGVDVNKLDPTNQNEAFCSAMHK, from the exons ATGAAGGCCATGCAGGTGATTTTCTTGACTCTTCTGGTTGTCCTGGTAACCAGCGCTCAGGTGTTGAAGTCCGGCAAATGTCCCAAACCAGCTGTTCAGGCCAACTTTGACGCTTCCAAG TACCTCGGTAAATGGTACGAGATCAAGAAGATGCCAAACCGCTTCCAGCTGGGAGAGTGCAGCACTGCCCTCTACAACCTGAAGAGTCCTGGAGTCATCGAGGTCCTCAACAGCGAGCTGCT tgGCGATGGAACCATTAGTTCTGTCGTTGGCACTGCCACAGTCAAGGACCCCTCTGATCCTGCCAAGCTGGAGGTCACCTTCTTTCAAG GAACTCCTCCTGGTCCGTACTGGGTTCTGTCCACAGACTACGAGAGTCACTCCCTGGTCTACGGCTGCACCGACTACGGCCTGTTCCACCTCGAGTACTCGTGGATCCTGAGCAGAGAGCCCACTCTGCCCGAGGAGACCTTAGAGGAGCTGGATGGCATCTTGTCCTCGATCGGAGTCGACGTGAACAAGTTGGACCCAACCAACCAGAATGAGGCTTTCTGCAGCGCCATGCACAAGTAA
- the apoda.1 gene encoding apolipoprotein Da, duplicate 1, with the protein MKVVFTAVFAFILPLIAAQVPHWGPCPEPEVQPAFDLKQFMGRWFEIAKLPAQFEKGRCIETNFTLKTDKLIRVVSSEILKAKLKKIEGAGVIEDMKNPAKLGISYSYVLPYSPYWILSTDYVNSALVYSCTDILRLFHVDFAWILGRTRTLPEATMEKAMEVFAKNDIDVSRMIPSKQKDCDKTV; encoded by the exons ATGAAGGTGGTTTTCACCGCGGTGTTTGCGTTCATCCTCCCGCTGATCGCGGCTCAGGTTCCTCACTGGGGTCCATGTCCGGAGCCGGAGGTTCAACCGGCCTTCGACCTGAAACAG TTCATGGGGAGATGGTTTGAAATTGCCAAACTGCCGGCCCAGTTTGAGAAGGGTCGGTGCATCGAAACCAATTTCACTTTGAAGACAGACAAGTTGATTCGAGTGGTCAGCTCTGAAATACT AAAAGCAAAGCTGAAGAAGATCGAAGGGGCCGGCGTCATCGAGGACATGAAGAACCCGGCTAAACTGGGGATAAGTTATTCCTACG TTCTGCCCTACTCCCCTTACTGGATCCTGTCCACTGACTACGTGAACTCGGCCCTGGTGTACTCCTGCACCGACATCCTGAGGCTTTTCCACGTCGACTTCGCCTGGATCCTGGGCCGAACACGAACCCTGCCGGAAGCCACCATGGAGAAAGCCATGGAGGTCTTTGCGAAGAACGACATTGACGTGAGCAGGATGATTCCCAGCAAGCAGAAGGACTGTGACAAAACTGTCTAA
- the and2 gene encoding actinodin2, whose translation MARVGRPSLFFIHTGFLLAIVLLPEFLGAVPVEQRGEEEVPDVSAGVVETPLVRSRRNAPVFALPQYQRLPDFWGWYKYFMQSHNQEGIEDLDRLYVAYLQNKHRSEEDPTFNHYLKHLSEIYKSCADSDDPECISESTSKPKATLVMPAPIKSAAVRMCNPYLDPYCLFPLVPHAAAPEPVPAPAKVPAPILTPMLPMPLKSPTGFYYYAPVLEPFLSAEQRSELLRICRPEDVECLQYHLRAAYGYRPAAGPAPSYAALKCDPRDPYCMPPLVHKAPTGFYHLLYPSCDPAVDPLCAANIAAPAPLAAGEAPKEQHCNPLFDGGCNPLTATKLSGLTKPVLEYMPQDEPARPAAPLVCDPRENPLCILTAAAALRRPAEHQVRYKLGIRGKTRDGHDCYVHYDKDCTPLEPGSEADAGAPAKPFCHPFDPSCAKFAAPASVEAPKPGKGGIILPDPDCDPELDYNCRLRRATRAAAGEEKAAGEASVSRFDEFLRGVMSQHK comes from the exons ATGGCTCGTGTTGGACGACCTTCGCTTTTCTTTATCCACACAGGATTCCTGTTAGCCATCGTTTTACTACCAG AGTTTCTGGGGGCCGTTCCAGTGGAGCAGCGcggggaggaggaag taCCCGACGTGTCTGCTGGTGTTGTGGAGACGCCTCTGGTTCGCAGCAGAAGGAACGCCCCCGTCTTTGCCTTGCCTCAGTACCAGCGCCTGCCGGACTTCTGGGGATGGTACAAGTACTTCATGCAGAGCCACAACCAGGAGGGA ATTGAGGATCTGGATCGTCTGTACGTGGCCTACCTGCAGAACAAGCACAGGTCAGAGGAGGACCCAACTTTCAACCACTACCTCAAGCACCTCAGTGAAATCTACAAGTCGTGTGCCGATTCCGACGACCCGGAGTGCATCTCCGAGTCCACCAGCAAGCCCAAGGCTACGTTGGTGATGCCCGCCCCCATCAAGTCCGCTGCTGTCAGGATGTGCAACCCTTACCTCGACCCCTACTGCCTCTTCCCCCTTGTCCCCCATGCTGCTGCCCCGGAGCCCGTGCCAGCTCCAGCTAAGGTACCAGCCCCCATCCTCACTCCCATGCTGCCCATGCCCCTGAAGAGCCCCACCGGCTTCTACTACTACGCCCCCGTCCTGGAGCCTTTCTTGAGCGCCGAGCAGAGGTCCGAGCTGTTGAGGATCTGCAGGCCTGAAGACGTGGAGTGTCTGCAGTATCATCTGAGAGCAGCTTACGGCTACCGCCCAGCCGCCGGGCCGGCGCCATCCTACGCCGCGCTCAAATGCGACCCTCGGGATCCCTACTGCATGCCCCCCCTGGTGCACAAAGCCCCCACTGGCTTCTACCACCTGCTCTACCCGAGCTGTGACCCAGCGGTGGATCCCCTGTGCGCGGCCAACATTGCTGCTCCCGCCCCGCTTGCCGCAGGGGAGGCCCCCAAAGAGCAACACTGCAACCCGCTCTTCGATGGCGGCTGCAACCCTCTGACCGCCACCAAGCTGTCCGGTCTCACCAAGCCCGTGCTGGAGTACATGCCCCAGGACGAGCCCGCACGTCCCGCCGCTCCACTGGTCTGCGATCCTCGCGAGAACCCGCTGTGCATACTgacggccgccgccgccctgcGCAGGCCCGCTGAGCACCAG GTCCGCTACAAGCTGGGCATCCGCGGCAAGACCAGGGACGGCCACGACTGCTACGTGCACTATGACAAAGACTGCACGCCGCTGGAGCCCGGCTCCGAGGCGGACGCCGGGGCCCCGGCCAAGCCCTTCTGCCATCCGTTTGACCCCAGCTGCGCCAAGTTTGCCGCGCCCGCCAGCGTCGAGGCCCCGAAGCCAGGCAAAGGCGGCATAATCCTGCCCGACCCCGACTGCGACCCCGAGCTCGACTACAACTGCCGACTGCGCCGCGCCACCCGGGCTgcggcaggagaagagaaagctgCCGGGGAAGCCTCCGTTTCACGTTTTGATGAGTTCCTCAGGGGCGTCATGAGCCAGCACAAGtag